The Cucumis melo cultivar AY chromosome 5, USDA_Cmelo_AY_1.0, whole genome shotgun sequence genome has a segment encoding these proteins:
- the LOC103491383 gene encoding protodermal factor 1-like, whose translation MERRLASLLLWTVIVGLVSQNIAIPLTSAGNEDQKTYYTPDPHAGSPPSDSHGYPPYGTPPPHGSGESHGGKPPSHGHGGKKHKPKPGNCGNPPYTPTPSKPPTHDPTPSTPSKPPSGGGGHHNPPTGGGGYYSPPSHDPTPTPSTPTPSTPTPSTPTPSTPTPSTPTPSTPTPSTPSGGGGYYSPPSHDPTPTPSTPTPSTPSGGGYYSPPSNDPTPTPSTPTPSTPSGGGYYSPPTNDPTPTPSTPTPSTPTPTTPSTPSGGGYYSPPTYDPTPASPTTPSTPSGGGGYSSPPTYDPTPTPSTPSGGGGYYSPPTYDPTPSTPPSGGGGFNSPPTFDPTPSTPPSGGNGYYNPPTSGTPFYGTPPTTSAPPFVPDPNSPFTGTCNYWRTHPGIIWGLLGWWGTMGSAFGITNAPGFGATLSLPQALSNTRTDGLGALYREGAAAFLNSMVNNRYPFTTNQVRESFVSALSSNKAAAAQAQVFQMANEGKFKPRT comes from the exons ATGGAAAGAAGACTAGCTTCTCTCCTTCTATGGACTGTAATTGTTGGGTTGGTTTCTCAAAACATAGCTATCCCTTTGACGTCTGCAGGCAATGAAGATCAGAAAACTTATTACACTCCAGACCCACATGCAGGAAGCCCCCCCTCAG aTTCACATGGGTATCCACCTTATGGAACTCCACCACCTCATGGTTCGGGAGAAAGCCATGGAGGAAAACCACCCTCTCATGGGCATGGTGGTAAGAAACACAAGCCAAAACCAGGGAACTGCGGGAACCCACCATACACTCCTACTCCGTCAAAACCTCCTACACATGATCCAACCCCATCAACTCCATCGAAGCCTCCTTCCGGTGGTGGTGGACATCACAACCCTCCCACTGGTGGTGGTGGATACTACAGCCCTCCATCTCATGATCCCACTCCAACTCCATCTACGCCAACTCCATCTACTCCAACTCCATCTACTCCAACTCCATCTACTCCAACTCCATCTACTCCAACGCCATCTACTCCAACGCCATCAACTCCTTCAGGTGGTGGTGGATATTACAGCCCTCCATCTCATGATCCCACTCCAACTCCATCAACTCCAACGCCATCAACTCCTTCAGGTGGTGGATACTACAGCCCTCCATCTAATGATCCCACTCCAACTCCATCTACTCCAACGCCATCTACTCCTTCAGGTGGTGGATACTACAGCCCTCCAACTAATGATCCCACACCAACTCCATCTACTCCAACTCCATCAACTCCGACGCCAACAACTCCATCTACTCCATCAGGTGGTGGATACTACAGCCCTCCAACATATGATCCCACTCCAGCGTCACCAACGACTCCATCAACTCCTTCCGGTGGTGGTGGATACTCTAGCCCTCCAACATATGATCCTACTCCAACCCCATCAACTCCTTCAGGTGGTGGTGGATATTATAGCCCACCAACTTATGATCCTACTCCATCAACTCCTCCATCAGGTGGTGGTGGATTCAATAGCCCTCCAACTTTTGATCCAACACCATCAACTCCTCCTTCAGGTGGTAATGGCTACTACAACCCTCCAACTTCTGGTACACCATTCTATGGAACCCCACCAACCACATCAGCACCTCCTTTTGTTCCTGATCCCAATTCTCCCTTCACTGGCACATGCAA CTATTGGAGGACGCATCCAGGAATAATATGGGGTTTGTTAGGCTGGTGGGGAACAATGGGCAGTGCTTTTGGTATAACAAACGCTCCAGGCTTCGGAGCTACTCTCAGCTTACCACAAGCACTCTCAAACACACGAACTGATGGCCTAGGAGCACTTTACCGAGAAGGAGCTGCGGCTTTCCTGAACTCGATGGTCAACAACAGGTACCCCTTCACAACCAATCAAGTCCGTGAAAGTTTTGTTTCGGCATTAAGCTCAAACAAAGCAGCAGCAGCACAGGCCCAGGTTTTCCAGATGGCTAACGAGGGTAAATTCAAGCCTAGAACCTGA
- the LOC103491377 gene encoding uncharacterized protein LOC103491377 yields the protein MADPTSTFSIREYALNKRSTDLTTISWPFSEKVKKEVAESLLPPMDVKKFRWWSSLWLSSQEEEGEKEVITERIKMQKICPVCGVFVAATVAAVNAHIDTCLAQTTSKEIRRKNYLKAKSRTPKKRSIAEIFAVAPPVKTMIVVNDCREEEEKKAVGKQIIHPNKNLKTTSLATSLVSAIKTIKNKIATTTEQPTILAKKKKKKRKKKNKNKEFGHGKLCKKGDIRNHKDVSTFCKRRPCFKRLSKQKKKKLAQKSTVVAKQQRPMPPLRSILKRSVKVISETNSSFINLKGSNQAFNNGSQKSDRRVSFLDKDDVLGPSTRAISDTFEQNVGNPFQASEVGINSGESNKVPSMEANLNDDVDCFNTRHKVDSQHVKGKIQLPNFHNQVNAERWENAKHSTEKLILESRDIPHDRNDLHSFAHVYVDAHQKLPLKHSAIPALLAEQEERPYGHVRTQCGLNNVVPQAHSLYGKSVDNLINNNNHFNGVAALGSVTSRVPSSSLTENPVSRLFNLAESSARDSNRFQFPNGEQSVVTYKEKGVNDGFFCLPLNSRGELIQLNSGLTDRFDQMNEASNTIAGSSRIPVCNLVVPRSRDYFVDNEKLFVDTKLTGNQLTLFPLHSHMQENQNRYLPAGFDVPEPGTSETADIRLMNSERGTETGRFFHPKLMDSPFNRCRYYEKFQNQNVSTQFYPENSSSMCVNPGRQTMRLMGKDVAVGGNGKDDQEPEVINFLKNSHLVGNCLTNPIQETHMRKRNFLQDRELHYPSRGETLFYHPAGFHGNQVAQGNLLANAPQAVRYPHPCTNRKSSILYPRPESVINLNERFSSIHSFPPSSTDTLNMARNFQAPFVSGLEAQRFCSQPSAFSTSHHMCPNRYENSFELGFNQSLHPAKLGTFNFPFLQQDDGNHVQLPWSHTSKSLSPWILHDHQREVPPTANSKLADINGYYCPCTPSGTDVLISPSSIHHRLETAYPCSTMAYSHLQTKNHISGSTSFFQPIPIAPRVLQSPIANAGHEIRMRSEDRLKFNSLSVKDSDFSSKKQLAEEFVDSRKRQKTLSLETNNSGIVPEWTRGKYSDDHLKSNPGMKKIHANRDKAVNSVGNIPNMTQTTDGIVISANNNEAHKVECTARSGPIKLTAGAKHILKPSQSMDVDNTKPTYSTIPSAGLVHSDSLAGSQKKSTKVYSF from the exons ATGGCTGATCCCACCTCCACTTTCTCCATCAG AGAGTATGCTTTGAATAAAAGAAGCACGGATTTAACGACAATTAGTTGGCCATTTAGTGAGAAGGTGAAGAAAGAAGTGGCAGAATCTCTACTCCCACCAATGGATGTAAAGAAATTCCGTTGGTGGTCGTCGTTATGGTTGTCGtcacaagaagaagaaggagaaaaagaagTAATTACAGAGAGAATTAAAATGCAGAAGATTTGTCCGGTTTGCGGGGTTTTTGTTGCAGCCACGGTAGCAGCGGTAAATGCACATATTGATACTTGTTTAGCTCAAACAACAAGTAAGGAAATTAGGAGAAAGAACTATTTGAAGGCAAAATCAAGAACCCCAAAGAAGAGATCAATAGCCGAAATCTTTGCAGTCGCTCCGCCAGTAAAAACAATGATTGTCGTTAATGATTgtcgtgaagaagaagaaaaaaaggccGTTGGGAAACAAATTATTCATCCCAACAAGAACCTCAAAACGACGTCGTTGGCTACAAGTCTTGTCTCTGCTATCAAGACAATCAAAAACAAAATCGCTACGACAACAGAACAACCAACAATTCttgctaagaaaaagaagaagaagaggaagaagaagaataaaaataag GAATTTGGTCATGGGAAACTTTGCAAGAAGGGAGATATCAGAAATCACAAGGATGTTTCTACTTTTTGTAAGAGACGGCCTTGTTTTAAACGCTTGtctaaacaaaaaaagaaaaaactagcTCAAAAATCCACTGTGGTTGCCAAGCAACAGAGACCAATGCCTCCACTTAGGAGCATTTTGAAGCGCAGTGTAAAAGTAATTTCTGAGACAAACTCTTCATTCATCAATTTAAAAGGCAGCAATCAAGCTTTCAACAATGGCAGTCAAAAGTCCGATAGGCGTGTTAGCTTCTTGGATAAGGATGATGTTCTTGGTCCAAGCACCAGAGCCATTTCTGATAcatttgaacaaaatgttggCAATCCATTTCAAGCTTCAGAAGTAGGCATTAATTCAGGTGAAAGTAATAAAGTTCCTTCAATGGAGGCCAATTTAAACGACGATGTAGATTGCTTTAACACCCGACACAAAGTCGATAGTCAACATGTGAAAGGAAAGATTCAGTTGCCTAATTTTCATAATCAGGTCAATGCTGAAAGATGGGAAAATGCGAAGCATTCGACCGAGAAGTTGATATTGGAAAGTCGAGATATTCCTCATGATCGAAATGATTTGCATTCGTTTGCCCATGTCTATGTAGATGCACATCAGAAGCTGCCGCTAAAACATTCTGCTATTCCTGCTCTATTAGCTGAACAAGAAGAAAGGCCATATGGCCATGTAAGAACTCAATGTGGTTTAAATAATGTTGTCCCACAAGCTCATTCTCTTTATGGAAAATCTGTCGATAATTTGATAAATAATAACAATCATTTCAATGGAGTAGCTGCCTTAGGCTCAGTTACAAGCAGAgtgccttcttcttctttaactGAAAATCCTGTTAGCAGACTTTTTAATCTGGCCGAATCTTCTGCTAGAGACAGTAATAGATTTCAGTTTCCGAATGGGGAACAAAGTGTGGTTACCTACAAAGAGAAAGGGGTAAATGATGGATTTTTCTGTCTGCCGTTGAACTCAAGGGGTGAACTGATACAGCTAAATTCAGGTTTGACTGATAGGTTTGACCAGATGAATGAAGCTAGTAACACTATAGCCGGTTCTAGCAGGATACCAGTATGCAATTTGGTCGTGCCAAGGAGCAGGGATTATTTCGTTGACAATGAGAAGCTCTTTGTTGACACAAAACTTACAGGAAACCAGTTGACTTTATTTCCATTGCATAGTCATATGCAAGAAAATCAAAATCGATATTTGCCAGCTGGTTTCGACGTCCCCGAGCCAGGAACTTCGGAAACAGCTGATATTAGACTGATGAATTCAGAAAGGGGAACTGAAACTGGAAGGTTTTTTCACCCAAAATTGATGGATTCTCCATTTAACAGATGCAGGTACTACGAAAAGTTTCAGAACCAAAATGTAAGTACACAGTTTTATCCAGAAAATTCAAGTAGCATGTGTGTGAATCCTGGTCGACAAACGATGCGGTTGATGGGCAAAGATGTAGCTGTTGGTGGAAATGGAAAAGATGACCAAGAACCCGAAGTTATAAACTTTTTGAAGAACTCACACTTAGTCGGGAACTGCCTGACCAATCCTATCCAAGAGACTCACATGAGAAAAAGAAACTTTCTGCAAGATAGGGAGTTGCATTATCCATCAAGAGGAGAAACCTTGTTTTATCATCCTGCAGGCTTCCATGGCAATCAAGTGGCACAAGGAAATTTATTGGCAAATGCTCCACAAGCTGTTAGGTACCCACATCCGTGTACCAATCGAAAAAGCAGTATATTGTATCCAAGACCTGAATCTGTCATCAACTTGAATGAAAGGTTCAGCAGCATCCATTCTTTTCCTCCCTCGTCGACTGACACGCTTAATATGGCACGAAACTTTCAAGCACCCTTTGTTTCTGGTCTGGAAGCACAAAGGTTTTGTTCACAGCCGTCGGCCTTTTCTACTTCTCACCACATGTGTCCAAATAGATATGAAAATTCTTTTGAACTTGGCTTTAACCAGAGTCTACATCCAGCAAAATTAGGAACCTTCAACTTCCCTTTCTTGCAGCAAGATGATGGAAATCATGTCCAGCTCCCTTGGTCTCACACTTCTAAGAGCCTTTCCCCATGGATATTACACGATCACCAACGGGAAGTGCCACCAACTGCAAATTCTAAACTCGCTGACATAAATGGATACTATTGTCCATGTACTCCTTCTGGCACAGATGTTCTCATTAGCCCATCTTCGATTCATCACCGGCTCGAAACTGCCTATCCTTGCAGTACAATGGCATATTCTCACTTACAGACGAAGAACCATATATCTGGTTCGACATCTTTTTTTCAACCAATTCCCATTGCTCCACGAGTACTTCAATCACCAATTGCCAACGCCGGCCATGAAATTAGAATGAGATCTGAAGATAGATTGAAGTTCAACTCTTTGAGTGTCAAGGACTCTGATTTTTCAAGTAAAAAACAACTGGCAGAAGAGTTTGTCGATTCGAGGAAGCGTCAGAAGACATTGAGTTTAGAAACGAACAATTCTGGTATTGTGCCAGAATGGACAAGAGGAAAATACAGTGATGATCACCTGAAATCTAACCCCGGGATGAAGAAAATTCATGCTAACAGGGACAAAGCTGTTAACTCAGTAGGAAATATCCCAAATATGACTCAAACTACCGATGGAATAGTGATTTCTGCCAACAATAATGAAGCTCATAAGGTTGAATGTACGGCAAGATCAGGCCCCATCAAGTTAACAGCAGGAGCAAAACACATCTTGAAACCAAGTCAGAGTATGGATGTAGATAATACTAAGCCTACTTATTCAACTATTCCTTCTGCTGGATTAGTTCATAGTGATAGCTTGGCAGGATCTCAAAAGAAGTCAACTAAAGTATACAGTTTTTAA
- the LOC103491378 gene encoding HVA22-like protein f, with translation MGFFERATVHFLHAAIGSAIVLLYPLYESKLAMEKPSSREHQQWLTYWVLLSLLTLFELYLSTIISWIPLWPYIKLVFCLWLALPSFKGAAYVFENIAMKYIKVEDIEENPERDLEEEKKEKEDMKKKAKEDMKKKDDEDEAVDEDEDDEEDEDEDEAVSTRDEKKVFRAWKLVDDYIEKNGADSLEKIVKAGLQGN, from the exons ATGGGGTTTTTTGAAAGAGCCACCGTTCACTTTTTGCATGCAGCAATCGG GTCTGCCATTGTGCTTCTCTATCCACT GTATGAATCGAAATTGGCAATGGAGAAACCTTCATCTCGAGAACATCAACAATGGTTGACATACTGGGTTTTGCTTTCATTGCTCACCCTTTTCGAGCTTTATTTGTCCACCATTATTTCATG GATTCCACTTTGGCCTTATATAAAGTTGGTGTTTTGCTTGTGGTTGGCGCTGCCAAGTTTCAAGGGTGCAGCTTATGTTTTTGAGAATATTGCAATGAAATACATCAAGGTTGAAGATATTGAAGAGAACCCCGAAAGAGATTTagaggaggaaaagaaagaaaaagaggacatgaagaagaaagcaaaagaggacatgaagaagaaagacgatgaagaCGAAGCTGTTGATGAAGACGAAGATGATGAGGAGGACGAGGACGAGGATGAGGCCGTGAGCACACGCGATGAAAAGAAAGTCTTTCGTGCTTGGAAATTGGTGGATGATTACATTGAAAAAAATGGAGCTGATTCTTTAGAAAAGATTGTCAAAGCTGGTTTACAAG GCAACTGA
- the LOC107991021 gene encoding zinc finger BED domain-containing protein RICESLEEPER 1-like isoform X1, with protein sequence MKDRPANSGLLVESQADEMDMSEAVIVKSSRLKSVVWNDFDRIKKGDTFVAVCRHCKKKLSGSSTSGTSHLRNHLIRCQRRSNHGISQFITSREKKKEATLAITNYVDPGQKKDDVLNLVNIRFDPEQVKEETNNTLSYNFDQRRSRFDLARMIILHGYPLAMVEHVGFRVFVKNLHPLFELVTCNRVETDCLEIYVKEKQKVNELLDKLPGKISLSADMWSATDHLESSYLCLTAHYIDESWQLNKKVLNFMFVDPSHTEDLHAETIMACLMDWDIDRKLFSMTFDCSSTSDYISLQIRDRLSQNRFLYCNGQLFDVSCAIDLLNLMAQDALEALCNILPKIRESIQHIKQSREGQAKFNEIAEQVKVQSQKVLSLDNPSMWNSTYVMLGAAIEYREAFSLLRENDLGYTACPTEEEWGRTCTITGYLKFLFEVTNVLTKANFPTANIFFPELCDLHLQLMEWSKNSDDYIKALAFKMRTKFEEYWDKSGLALAVSAMLDPRFKMKLVEYYYPQIYGVVALQRIDDVLNCVKALYNEHSICSPLASIDQGLAWQVGSSSGSLSGSGKDARDRLMGFDKFLHESSQSEGSKSDLDKYLEEPLFPRNVDFNVLNWWKVHTPRYPILSMMARNVLGIPMSKVASDSAFKTGRKVLDRDWSSLKPTTIEALVCSQDWIRSELES encoded by the exons ATGAAGGACCGACCCGCTAATTCTGGG CTTTTGGTGGAAAGTCAGGCTGATGAAATGGATATGTCGGAGGCAGTTATAGTCAAATCTAGCAGATTGAAATCCGTTGTGTGGAACGATTTTGATAGAATAAAAAAGGGTGATACATTTGTTGCTGTGTGTAGGCATTGTAAGAAGAAACTCAGTGGATCAAGTACCAGTGGGACTTCTCATTTGAGGAATCACTTGATTAGGTGTCAGAGAAGATCTAATCATGGTATATCTCAATTTATTACAtctagagaaaagaaaaaggaagcaACACTGGCTATCACTAATTATGTTGATCCGGGGCAGAAAAAGGATGATGTTCTGAATCTCGTTAATATTAGATTTGATCCAGAGCAAGtgaaagaagaaacaaataatACCTTGAGTTACAATTTTGATCAGCGACGAAGTCGATTTGATCTTGCACGTATGATTATCTTGCATGGTTATCCATTGGCCATGGTTGAGCATGTTGGGTTCAGAGTATTTGTGAAGAATCTGCATCCCTTGTTTGAACTTGTAACATGCAACAGAGTTGAGACCGATTGTTTGGAGATATATGTCAAAGAGAAACAAAAAGTGAATGAGTTATTGGATAAATTGCCTGGCAAAATCAGCCTCAGCGCTGATATGTGGAGTGCCACAGATCATTTGGAATCGTCATACCTGTGTCTCACAGCTCACTACATTGACGAGTCCTGGCAGTTAAATAAGAAGGTTTTGAACTTCATGTTTGTTGATCCTTCTCACACTGAAGATTTGCATGCAGAAACTATCATGGCATGTCTGATGGATTGGGATATTGATCGGAAGTTATTTTCAATGACATTTGATTGTTCCTCTACCAGCGACTATATCTCATTACAAATCAGAGACAGACTATCACAGAATAGGTTCCTTTATTGTAATGGTCAATTATTTGATGTCAGCTGTGCAATAGATCTTCTCAATTTGATGGCTCAGGATGCTTTGGAAGCATTATGCaacattctccctaaaattcgtGAGAGTATTCAACATATCAAACAGTCTCGAGAAGGGCAAGCTAAGTTTAACGAGATAGCCGAACAAGTTAAAGTTCAAAGCCAAAAAGTTCTGTCTCTGGACAATCCATCTATGTGGAACTCTACTTATGTGATGCTTGGTGCTGCTATAGAATATCGAGAAGCATTTTCCCTTTTGCGGGAAAATGACCTTGGCTACACAGCATGCCCAACTGAAGAAGAATGGGGTAGGACTTGTACCATTACTGGCTATCTGAAGTTTCTTTTTGAAGTGACTAATGTTTTAACGAAGGCCAACTTTCCAACTGCAAATATTTTCTTCCCTGAGCTCTGTGATCTACACTTGCAGTTGATGGAATGGTCCAAGAATTCAGATGATTATATCAAGGCATTGGCATTCAAGATGCGAACCAAGTTTGAAGAATATTGGGATAAATCTGGATTGGCTCTAGCAGTTTCAGCCATGTTAGATCCTCGGTTCAAAATGAAACTAGTAGAATACTATTATCCACAAATATATGGTGTCGTCGCTCTACAAAGGATTGACGACGTTCTGAACTGTGTGAAGGCGCTTTACAACGAACATTCGATCTGCTCGCCGTTAGCTTCCATTGATCAAGGCCTAGCCTGGCAAGTTGGTAGTAGTTCTGGCTCTTTGTCTGGTTCTGGGAAGGACGCAAGGGATAGGTTAATGGGTTTTGACAAATTTCTTCATGAATCTTCTCAGAGTGAAGGGAGTAAGTCAGATTTGGACAAGTACCTTGAGGAACCTTTGTTTCCTCGTAATGTTGATTTCAATGTGCTGAACTGGTGGAAAGTTCATACTCCTAGATATCCAATTTTGTCCATGATGGCTCGTAATGTGTTGGGAATTCCCATGTCAAAAGTTGCATCAGATTCTGCATTTAAAACTGGAAGAAAAGTGCTTGATCGAGACTGGAGTTCACTGAAACCAACTACAATTGAAGCTTTAGTATGTTCACAGGATTGGATACGGAGTGAATTAGAGAGCTAA
- the LOC107991021 gene encoding zinc finger BED domain-containing protein RICESLEEPER 2-like isoform X2, with translation MDMSEAVIVKSSRLKSVVWNDFDRIKKGDTFVAVCRHCKKKLSGSSTSGTSHLRNHLIRCQRRSNHGISQFITSREKKKEATLAITNYVDPGQKKDDVLNLVNIRFDPEQVKEETNNTLSYNFDQRRSRFDLARMIILHGYPLAMVEHVGFRVFVKNLHPLFELVTCNRVETDCLEIYVKEKQKVNELLDKLPGKISLSADMWSATDHLESSYLCLTAHYIDESWQLNKKVLNFMFVDPSHTEDLHAETIMACLMDWDIDRKLFSMTFDCSSTSDYISLQIRDRLSQNRFLYCNGQLFDVSCAIDLLNLMAQDALEALCNILPKIRESIQHIKQSREGQAKFNEIAEQVKVQSQKVLSLDNPSMWNSTYVMLGAAIEYREAFSLLRENDLGYTACPTEEEWGRTCTITGYLKFLFEVTNVLTKANFPTANIFFPELCDLHLQLMEWSKNSDDYIKALAFKMRTKFEEYWDKSGLALAVSAMLDPRFKMKLVEYYYPQIYGVVALQRIDDVLNCVKALYNEHSICSPLASIDQGLAWQVGSSSGSLSGSGKDARDRLMGFDKFLHESSQSEGSKSDLDKYLEEPLFPRNVDFNVLNWWKVHTPRYPILSMMARNVLGIPMSKVASDSAFKTGRKVLDRDWSSLKPTTIEALVCSQDWIRSELES, from the coding sequence ATGGATATGTCGGAGGCAGTTATAGTCAAATCTAGCAGATTGAAATCCGTTGTGTGGAACGATTTTGATAGAATAAAAAAGGGTGATACATTTGTTGCTGTGTGTAGGCATTGTAAGAAGAAACTCAGTGGATCAAGTACCAGTGGGACTTCTCATTTGAGGAATCACTTGATTAGGTGTCAGAGAAGATCTAATCATGGTATATCTCAATTTATTACAtctagagaaaagaaaaaggaagcaACACTGGCTATCACTAATTATGTTGATCCGGGGCAGAAAAAGGATGATGTTCTGAATCTCGTTAATATTAGATTTGATCCAGAGCAAGtgaaagaagaaacaaataatACCTTGAGTTACAATTTTGATCAGCGACGAAGTCGATTTGATCTTGCACGTATGATTATCTTGCATGGTTATCCATTGGCCATGGTTGAGCATGTTGGGTTCAGAGTATTTGTGAAGAATCTGCATCCCTTGTTTGAACTTGTAACATGCAACAGAGTTGAGACCGATTGTTTGGAGATATATGTCAAAGAGAAACAAAAAGTGAATGAGTTATTGGATAAATTGCCTGGCAAAATCAGCCTCAGCGCTGATATGTGGAGTGCCACAGATCATTTGGAATCGTCATACCTGTGTCTCACAGCTCACTACATTGACGAGTCCTGGCAGTTAAATAAGAAGGTTTTGAACTTCATGTTTGTTGATCCTTCTCACACTGAAGATTTGCATGCAGAAACTATCATGGCATGTCTGATGGATTGGGATATTGATCGGAAGTTATTTTCAATGACATTTGATTGTTCCTCTACCAGCGACTATATCTCATTACAAATCAGAGACAGACTATCACAGAATAGGTTCCTTTATTGTAATGGTCAATTATTTGATGTCAGCTGTGCAATAGATCTTCTCAATTTGATGGCTCAGGATGCTTTGGAAGCATTATGCaacattctccctaaaattcgtGAGAGTATTCAACATATCAAACAGTCTCGAGAAGGGCAAGCTAAGTTTAACGAGATAGCCGAACAAGTTAAAGTTCAAAGCCAAAAAGTTCTGTCTCTGGACAATCCATCTATGTGGAACTCTACTTATGTGATGCTTGGTGCTGCTATAGAATATCGAGAAGCATTTTCCCTTTTGCGGGAAAATGACCTTGGCTACACAGCATGCCCAACTGAAGAAGAATGGGGTAGGACTTGTACCATTACTGGCTATCTGAAGTTTCTTTTTGAAGTGACTAATGTTTTAACGAAGGCCAACTTTCCAACTGCAAATATTTTCTTCCCTGAGCTCTGTGATCTACACTTGCAGTTGATGGAATGGTCCAAGAATTCAGATGATTATATCAAGGCATTGGCATTCAAGATGCGAACCAAGTTTGAAGAATATTGGGATAAATCTGGATTGGCTCTAGCAGTTTCAGCCATGTTAGATCCTCGGTTCAAAATGAAACTAGTAGAATACTATTATCCACAAATATATGGTGTCGTCGCTCTACAAAGGATTGACGACGTTCTGAACTGTGTGAAGGCGCTTTACAACGAACATTCGATCTGCTCGCCGTTAGCTTCCATTGATCAAGGCCTAGCCTGGCAAGTTGGTAGTAGTTCTGGCTCTTTGTCTGGTTCTGGGAAGGACGCAAGGGATAGGTTAATGGGTTTTGACAAATTTCTTCATGAATCTTCTCAGAGTGAAGGGAGTAAGTCAGATTTGGACAAGTACCTTGAGGAACCTTTGTTTCCTCGTAATGTTGATTTCAATGTGCTGAACTGGTGGAAAGTTCATACTCCTAGATATCCAATTTTGTCCATGATGGCTCGTAATGTGTTGGGAATTCCCATGTCAAAAGTTGCATCAGATTCTGCATTTAAAACTGGAAGAAAAGTGCTTGATCGAGACTGGAGTTCACTGAAACCAACTACAATTGAAGCTTTAGTATGTTCACAGGATTGGATACGGAGTGAATTAGAGAGCTAA